The Engystomops pustulosus chromosome 3, aEngPut4.maternal, whole genome shotgun sequence region ATGGCAGGATGACAAATATTTTCTTCCCATCTCTGGTGCAGACACAGTATGACATTACTCTGGAAAAAATGTACATCTTCAATGCTGCCGCCTGTGGCAATGTTTGTTCTTTAACCCTCAGCACAGAGTGAGATTGATGGTTTTACTGTATTCACACATGTAAATGTGTAATGCTGCTCGCCCAGACAAAATGAGTCAGCCATCCACATAGGAGTGGGAAAATTACCTTCCTCCATTCATAGTTCACATGTATAAGAATTCTCATTACTTACATGTTACACATGATCTATCACAGTTCTCATTGATTAATTATATTTGGATGTTTTGCAAAATGATACTGATTATTTAGTCTTTGCGTTCCTTAGTATTTACTAATACATTACTTAAAAAGACAAAATGTTGGCTacttgcagtcaccactaggggagctcatgggctcactgcatacagatttagTTTAATAGGAGTTCTATGCAGGAAGCTATAAAATGCCTTCAAGAGAGGGGTGTAAGAATTTCTTTAATATTTACATCAGAGTAAAGAAAGTTAAGGAACCTTTAGGACTTATCAGCCTGATAAACCCAGCCTGTCCATCATACTAGTGGCTTCCAGGATCCAGATTTGGATAGAAGAGACCTTGTCACTTAGCCCGATGCTGTGGACTCTTCATGGTTTACACTAGTCCATCTACTGTATTTGCATGCTGTCTGCTCAGTAACGCACTATAATGCAGCTTCGTCTCGTCACTTAGTCAGGATGAAGCTGCAATATCCTGAGCTGCTTCCAAATAGGTGTCAAGCAGAGAGATGGACCAATGAGAACCATGATGAGTCCCAGAGAGCCCCTTTAACTAGACACtccttaaaggagtttgcccatgcaagaaggttctcaaattttaaccctgagtgatgttttcacaataaagatcattttaacccccttactttacaattttactccgtttattgccgttttagctcctataactcctagaacaaatacatacatatacacacatacagcgtatatacacacatacatacagcatatatacacacacatacagcatatatacacacacatacagcatatatacacacatatatacagcatatatacacacatatatacagaatatatacactgcatacttatagcatatacactgcatacacagtCATACACACAATAAATGCACACgtggtatatacacacagacatgcagtatatagatatcatatgcacatgtacacacagtatatacacaccatacatcatatacacacatacagcagatacacatacagtatatacagacataccaACCTGcaatagttttgcgtaaaaacctgcaaacaaaagTTTGCAGGATTTTCAAAATCATAAAGGCATGGAACACCCCCTGTCCGCCGTGCCCCTTTACGCACCCTCCTGAAGCCGAAGTTCTGTGCTCTCCGCTTTGTGTATATGCCGGGGCAGCAGGATGGTAAGTCATGTTTCCATCCTGATTTTTACACAGCAGACAACAGCTTGGCATACACGAATGCAAGGTGTGAACCTAGCCTTACCTCTTGTGCAGTAACACATTACAAAAAGAAGGAAAGGAATGTTGTGCAGGAACTTACCCTGGTGATAGTAAATGGATGGCAACCAACTCAGCCCAGCAAGCATACTTGTTAGGAACTTGAATGCCAAATACATTGGTGGACCCTCcaggataataataattattaagaaCTTTTAAGGCAAAAAGAACCCCTAAAATGaagcatataaaataaaagattagaATAAGAGTAAATTCTCACACATCAAATCGCAGAAAAAAGAATCATGTGTGACTGTATGACACCAAACAAGTCAAAATACTGGTTCCCAAAGGGATCATGAAAACGTTGCACAGTTTGAGCACCCATTTGATATCTACTGTGGAACTTATAAACATGAGAGGCAAAGTTTCAATGATAAGCATGAAAAGATGCCTAATATCAAAAGTGAGACACAAATTTCATAATAAACTATGGGACCAGAATCCCTCATCTTTTTTTTACTGAAAGGATGATACTTTTGAGTTTGAATTTGAGTTTAGATGAAGTCTTTGGGGGGTTTGTGTAAAGATGGCCGAAAAGTAGGGAGCAgctctttaaggggttgtccccttTAGACAAATAGTTGATATTGCTCCGCCTGCTGTCATTCTTTAGGAggttcattttaaaaaatggtccatggtcatgtgatgtcacacaggtgcacagctcattatatcagagAGAATAATCACACCTATGTgttatataacaagccatgcgcctgtgtgatatcacatgaccagggacagcttTTTATGtaaaggaagtaaacaataaagaatCCTGGTGAATGGCAGGGATCTAGAATAGTgcaaggaattgatatagaaagtacattggaaaaattGTACAGTTTTTCTCTACTTAAACAATATCTATTTGCTGAAggtggacaccccctttaaatgACCTAAAATTTTTATACACTGGCAGCAGTTAATACGTAACTAAAAGTATAATGATTAATAACAAATTTTGGAAACATATCTGGTCTCCAACAAATGCAACCCAAAACTGTAGCTGAGACAAAAtatatattcatgtttttatatGCTAAAATAACACAAGCATAATTATACCatattaggctaaattcacactacagtCCACTACTTTCCTCCATTGAAAAAGTTAAGAATGGAAgtttaacgtatcaattaaaaaCCCCATCGAtaacaatgtaaattttatgtcatccgtttcgGTCAGTTTGGcatggatccgttatccatgcgtttttttactTCAAATGAAGGcaaagtactgcagcctccttCATTTTTTCAATCCAAAAAAGCCAACAAATCCCTTCCTACATGGAATATAAGGGATGACATACAATTTACATTGATATCAAAGGGATTTTAAGTGACacattaaacctccattctttacttttttttaactgagcttaactgtatatataagaaCAGTTGAATGTCGGTCCATGAACCATTGACCGTGCAGAGTCCTGTGGCACGGACCATCATCACTGCTGGGGacaggactccttacatcatagcAATCTACGatgtaaggagtccctgcttcattACTAAACAGCAgtgcagtgctgacagtgtaaacATGATTACAATTTCTGCGCTGCCATTTAGTGACGAAGCATTGATTgctatgatgtaaggagtcccgtCCCCAGCAGCATTATCGGTCAGTGCCACAGGACCATGGATGGATAATGGCACAGTGAATTCCCCCTAAGGCTATGCTCACTACATACCTGAGAATCCCACAGCACACTGCATCCTGTACGATGGATCATCCATGGACTCTGCTAGGATTAgttccaggagaacatacaccACTCCAATGAGCTGAGAGAAGACTGCAATTATTAGTGCAAAGAGAACGCTTCCCAGCCACTGTTCTAGCTTGGAGCCCTTCCATAACAGAGACACCATGTTAAAGTACAGGTGCCAGTCATCAGCATGGTGAAATGGTGACAGGAGCAAGCGTTGCCAGTCTCCCCTGTGATAGCCTTCCTCTACACTAATGCAAACGTAATGCAGGTTCTTCAACGGGTTTAAAAAAAGATAGACATTTAGTGCAAGCGTTGCCAGCGTCACAGGGGGGATGTTGTTCAGCCCAAATTGATAAAGTTGGGCAAATAATAATAGAAGCCCGGTATTAACTCCTCTTTGTCTTCTCTGCATTGTAAAGCTTCATCCAGGGTAGACATAAGAAAACTAAACATCACCAGGTCATGGTGATCTGCATCTAAAAGATAAAAGGCGATTAGATCATTAACATTAATGAATACACGTTACAATAAATGTTGAGTCCTTTttctatatttgatatccatggccttgttccttcaaaaaaaaaaaaatcaacatttaaaattatgctaatgagcctaaaagaCTCTACCAGGGctgctccatgctgtagcttcacaggctgtcctcacccccccccccccccgctttatTTGCAGGGTAGCAGCACACAGTATGGATAGCGAATATAAGAAAATTTACCCCCCTGGttctgtttgattttgatggtagatttcctttaagatacaggataaccccttaaaggggcttcacaggtaaaaacacaatggagcCTGGGcaaccaaaaaatgtgtactaatCCAGCGCTGTCGTCTGGTTCCAACAGCAGTCTCCCCTTCTTCAGCACTGCTGTCTGGGCAAAAGTACTAAGGCCATGTGCCCGAAGATATTAACGGAGACCGGAGAAAGTCCCGTGACCTCCAGCACTTCTGGTCCAGCCAGCAGTACCAAAGAGCCAGAGACCAGAACACCGCTGGATCAGAGTAAGTACACTTTTTTGGTTTCCCCTATACCAGTTCCAATGGTGTTTTCCATTCTCTGTCCTATGTGAAATATCCACAGATAATGTCATATAGATGCAGTTCTGGGACGCCTGTGGCTGCTGTGAATGACTATGCTGATGCTTTTGAAAGCCCAAAGAATAGCATAAAAGGAATAGGCTTAAGGGATGGAGGAAATGGCATAACTGTCATAACTGACATAAAAAACTATTTCAATGGGAATCTCCAAGATAAGAAAAAACTCTATCTACAAACTCTAGACAACCGATCAAAAGAATCAAAGGATTATCTTACCTATAGCAATAGCAtgtttgtataaatgtatctGTACAATGCTAAGATGTTTGTGGCTCAGGCAATCTTTTCGATCTCGTACACCAATAACCCCAGTGTCTGTTGGTTGAGGCCCAAGAATGTTCAAGTGCAAGTAGCTTTGGTTTGAGGATTATTTTAGAAGATAAAACATCTAAAGATATGGACTTATTCATGGCAATATATATTAACCCTTAATACTTTATGATGTACATGTACGTCATAATGCTGTCGGATGTAAAAACAGGggtcacaggctgagctctcgtCACACATGGTGGGTGCTGAAttatgctggcaccgatcgtgagCCGTAACCTTTCAACTGCTGCGTGAGCGGCACATGGGCTCCACAATCTTGGATCGGTTCGACAAACCATTCCCATGGCAGCCTGGGGTCTATACAAGCTTCCAGGGCCATAATACGAGTACCCCAGGGggcttaaaaatagtaaaaacaaaagtaaaaaaaaaaaaatctaccccaTTTCGCTTGAATTaatataaaatcataaacatgttaggtatccttgCATCCCAAAAaccccgatcaaaatataaatacaattaTTCCTAGCAGCAAAtccagtaacggaaaatagtgcccaatttAGAACACattaaaattgtaataaaaagtgattgttcagtccccaaaatggtagcaatgaaaacgtcagctcatccagaagaagacaccttacacagctccgtacgatGAAGTTGGAAGAAGTGAgtgtttttaaaaatcttttaaaacctaatacaacctatataaatttggattCGCCGTGATTAAATAGACCCAAACGAtacaggagaggtgtcatttggtgtCCTCAAAAGTGAGGACAAAAAGTGTCCTCATGaacaaatacgtttttttttctataatttccccgcatttggaatttttttccagcttcccagtacacagcatgaaaaatGAAATACCTTtattaggaagtacaattttttaGAGAAAAACTTTTTCAGATGGGTAGTTAAAAATGGAAACGGAAGAAATGAAAAgtgattacagaaaaaaaattatgaattttgaaATAGTCTGCATAAGAGCTGATGCAATAATAATAAGAGGAAATATCTTCTGCTGCTTCATCTGTGGTCTACACTAGAATGTGGAAACATCTTGGCAATGTAGaccaacaaaaattaaaactgtcACCCCTTGTATTAACATGTCTAACACATGCAAGGAGTTGAGTGCGGGCAATGGTGTCGTGGGTTCGGTACCCTGCCTCTCTCTGGAATTTGTATCtggcacaggaagaggcaggtgtTCTCCAGTCTTGATCTGTTGGGAGATGTTGCAGTttgtgaagtgcatttatttgcTTTGTACAATTTCTGACTGTCAGAAGAGATCTCTCGGCTGTAAACTGATCAGAAAGTATCTGCCTGATGGGACGTATTCAGCTGTAATCTTTGGGGAAACCTGGCAGCAAGTGTCTGActgcagcaccaccacagggGGAATGAAACATTACACATTGCCTATACACATGAATGGGTTGTCTCTGTATGGTCCTGCAGGGGACAAGATGTTCCATGCAACTGCTCTCTACACCAACCAACACATGACGAACAGATGACCTATATTAGTTCAGTATTCCTGAATGAAAATTCCATTAGTTCCTGAATGA contains the following coding sequences:
- the RHBDD1 gene encoding rhomboid-related protein 4, with the translated sequence MQRRQRGVNTGLLLLFAQLYQFGLNNIPPVTLATLALNVYLFLNPLKNLHYVCISVEEGYHRGDWQRLLLSPFHHADDWHLYFNMVSLLWKGSKLEQWLGSVLFALIIAVFSQLIGVVYVLLELILAESMDDPSYRMQCAVGFSGVLFALKVLNNYYYPGGSTNVFGIQVPNKYACWAELVAIHLLSPGTSFVGHLSGILVGLLYTHGPLRTILRTAVSLFSNERPARQQRFTYSGNARYPGEQFQETSVPGAYDMYTGGLNEEEQLQRAIRESLNDPGHRGPREPSLEEIRRRRLNRF